From Oryza brachyantha chromosome 9, ObraRS2, whole genome shotgun sequence, a single genomic window includes:
- the LOC102709522 gene encoding DNA-binding protein SMUBP-2-like, producing the protein MAIKLTKYQFLCSSRVTALHLGRREHNLLPFPSYPCCSSTASSCSQQSHLLLVSSAGPRGQTLLPSDSRSSSPHGISDNGTRKKGRRRRARKRKDAAKNEGECVPSSEEMSIRVNTLYESGDPLGKKELGRCVVQWLKQGMHSMATKFASTEMQDDGAAFLLDGGSSEGNLGFVMLAQPYLSANPMPMGQEALCLKASTHYPTLFDHFQRELRDVLLQQQNQGFISDWRSTQSWMLLKELANSAQHRAAARKPKAPIMHNTLGISLDKTRLMQTKIEDFVKKMSDLLHIERDAELEFTQEELNATPMMDGNSKQPLKPVEYLVTHGQSQQEQCDTVCNLNVISSSTGLDGQHLVLFRVKGNHRLPPTTLSPGDMVCIRTCDNRGDVATSCMQGFIYNLGEDGCSITLTLKSRRGDPTFSKLFGKSVRIDRIQALADALTYERNCEALMLLQRKGLQKNNSSIGVVATLFGDREDMMMLEQNSLADWGESTTHDDELLERHSYDFDASQSKAIKLGLNKQRPVLIIQGPPGTGKTGLLSYLITCAVRQGERVLVTAPSNAAVDNMVEKLSDTGLNTVRVGNPARISPSVASRSLGELVNRRLKKFTEEFERKKYDLRKDLKHCIQDDTLAAGIRQLLKQLGKNFKKKEKEIIREVLSNADVVLSTNIGAADPLVRTGCFDLVIIDEAGQAIEPSCWIPILQGKRCILAGDQRQLAPVILSREAMQGGLGISLLERASSLHDELLTTKLTMQYRMHDSIANWASNEMYDGLLKSSPSIASHLLADNPSIKETWITRCAFLLLDTRMPYGSLNIDCEEHLDPAGTGSFYNNGEADVVSQHVLNLVQCGVSPTAIAVQSPYIAQVQLLRDRLEDYPEASGVEVSTIDSFQGRQADAVVISMVRSNSLGAVGFLGDSRRMNVAITRARRHVAVVCDSSTICNNAFLARLLRHIRKHGQVRHVEPGSYGGDSGLGFNPPALPSIS; encoded by the exons ATGGCTATCAAGCTTACAAAATATCA GTTCTTGTGTTCTTCCCGTGTTACTGCACTGCACCTAGGGAGGAGAGAACATAACCTGCTTCCATTCCCATCTTATCCATGCTGCTCCAGTACAGCTAGCAGTTGTTCACAACAAAGTCATCTCCTTTTAGTCTCATCTGCAGGACCTAGAGGACAAACATTacttccatctgattcccgttcttcctctcctcatGGAATCAGTGATAATGGCACAAGAAAgaaagggaggaggaggagagctagAAAGAGGAAGGATGCAGCAAAAAATGAAGGAGAGTGTGTTCCATCTTCAGAGGAAATGTCCATTAGGGTAAATACACTTTATGAAAGTGGTGACCCCCTTGGGAAGAAGGAGTTGGGCCGGTGTGTGGTACAATGGCTAAAGCAGGGCATGCACTCAATGGCCACAAAATTTGCTTCCACAGAAATGCAGGACGATGGAGCAGCATTCTTACTGGATGGTGGATCATCTGAAGGCAACCTTGGGTTTGTGATGCTCGCACAGCCTTATCTATCGGCCAACCCCATGCCCATGGGACAGGAAGCACTCTGCCTCAAGGCCTCAACTCACTACCCCACCCTCTTTGACCACTTTCAGAGGGAACTCCGTGATGTTCTTTTGCAACAACAGAACCAGGGTTTTATTTCTGATTGGCGCTCCACACAATCTTGGATGCTTCTGAAAGAATTGGCTAACTCAGCTCAGCATCGAGCAGCTGCCCGCAAACCTAAAGCTCCTATTATGCACAATACTCTTGGCATAAGCCTTGATAAGACAAGGTTGATGCAGACCAAAATTGAAGACTTTGTCAAGAAAATGTCGGACCTTCTACATATAGAACGAGATGCAGAGCTGGAGTTTACACAAGAAGAACTGAATGCCACCCCTATGATGGATGGAAACTCAAAGCAGCCACTCAAACCAGTAGAGTACTTGGTGACCCACGGGCAGTCACAGCAAGAGCAGTGCGATACCGTTTGCAATTTGAATGTTATCAGCAGTTCAACTG GGTTGGATGGCCAACATCTGGTCCTATTTAGAGTGAAAGGCAACCATAGATTGCCTCCAACCACACTCTCTCCTGGGGACATGGTTTGTATCAGGACATGTGATAACCGGGGTGATGTTGCCACATCTTGCATGCAAGGCtttatctataatcttggtGAGGATGGTTGTAGCATTACTTTGACACTGAAATCCCGCCGTGGTGATCCTACCTTCTCCAAGCTTTTTGGGAAAAGTGTGCGGATTGACAGGATTCAGGCATTGGCTGATGCACTTACATATGAG CGAAATTGTGAAGCACTGATGCTTCTTCAAAGGAAAGGTTTACAGAAAAATAATTCTTCTATTGGAGTAGTAGCCACTTTGTTTGGGGACAGGGAAGACATGATGATGCTGGAGCAGAATAGTCTGGCTGATTGGGGAGAATCAACAACACATGATGATGAGCTATTGGAAAGGCACAGCTATGACTTTGATGCCTCGCAGTCAAAAGCTATAAAACTAGGCTTGAACAAGCAAAGGCCTGTCCTAATAATCCAAGGACCTCCTGGCACAGGGAAAACTGGTTTGCTTAGTTATCTCATTACATGTGCTGTCCGACAGGGTGAACGCGTTCTTGTAACAGCTCCAAGCAATGCAGCAGTTGATAACATGGTCGAGAAGTTGTCAGATACTGGACTGAACACAGTACGTGTTGGAAATCCTGCTAGGATATCTCCATCTGTTGCTTCAAGGTCCTTGGGAGAGCTTGTAAACAGAAGGCTTAAGAAGTTCACAGAAGAGTTTGAGAGGAAAAAATATGACTTGAGAAAGGACTTGAAGCATTGTATACAGGATGATACTTTAGCTGCAGGTATACGTCAACTATTGAAACAGCTTGGGAAGAACTttaaaaagaaggaaaaggaaataatCAGGGAGGTACTTTCAAATGCTGATGTCGTCCTATCGACTAATATTGGGGCAGCTGACCCACTTGTGAGGACTGGTTGCTTTGACCTAGTTATTATTGATGAAGCAGGACAAGCAATTGAACCCTCATGCTGGATCCCTATCTTGCAAGGAAAAAGATGCATTCTTGCTGGTGATCAACGCCAGCTTGCACCTGTTATATTATCAAGAGAGGCTATGCAAGGTGGACTAGGAATATCTTTACTGGAAAGGGCTTCATCATTGCATGATGAACTACTGACAACGAAATTAACAATGCAATACAGAATGCATGATTCAATAGCCAATTGGGCATCAAATGAGATGTATGATGGATTGCTCAAATCCTCCCCATCCATTGCTTCTCATCTTCTTGCTGACAATCCATCTATCAAG GAAACTTGGATAACTCGGTGTGCCTTCCTTTTACTTGACACTCGAATGCCATATGGAAGTTTAAATATTGACTGTGAGGAGCATTTAGACCCTGCTGGTACTGGCTCTTTTTACAACAACGGCGAGGCAGATGTAGTTTCACAGCATGTTTTGAATCTTGTACAATGTG GTGTCTCTCCAACTGCGATCGCTGTCCAGTCACCTTACATTGCACAAGTACAATTATTACGAGACAGGCTAGAAGATTATCCAGAGGCTTCTGGTGTTGAGGTTTCAACTATAGATAGCTTCCAGGGGAGGCAGGCAGATGCCGTGGTCatatcaatg GTTCGTTCAAACTCCTTGGGAGCTGTAGGATTCCTTGGCGACAGCCGGCGTATGAATGTGGCCATCACAAGGGCACGCCGTCATGTTGCAGTTGTTTGTGATAGTTCTACAATCTGTAACAATGCTTTTCTGGCCAGACTCCTTCGCCATATCCGTAAGCACGGCCAAGTTAGACATGTTGAACCTGGTTCCTATGGCGGGGATTCTGGTCTTGGCTTCAATCCACCTGCCTTGCCGTCAATCAGTTAG